A genomic window from Gossypium hirsutum isolate 1008001.06 chromosome D10, Gossypium_hirsutum_v2.1, whole genome shotgun sequence includes:
- the LOC107915003 gene encoding type IV inositol polyphosphate 5-phosphatase 7 isoform X1 gives MTDGKPKKSKLSWSKKMVRKWFNIKSKTEDFQADDHVYGGAFHQTSGGEVEYRTSFSEREPCTIKKSKTEKFSKNTETSRRGRMNLDHPRIIDVQNYSIFVATWNVAGRSPPSYLNLEDWLHSSPPADIYVLGFQEIVPLNAGNILGAEDNGPAKKWLSLIRKTLNNLPGTSGGGGCYTPSPVPQPIVEMDADFEGSSRQKNSSFFHRRSFQTTNSWRMDNDPSISQPRLDRRFSVCDRVIFGHRPSDYESSYRWGNRPSDYSRPSDYSRPSDYSRWGSSDDDNGIADSPSTVLYSPMSYGGSASNEQGYRMTGHSRYCLVASKQMVGIFLTIWVRSELRDHVKNMKVSCVGRGLMGYLGNKGSISVSMSVHQTSFCFICSHLTSGQKEGDELRRNSDVMEILKKTRFPPVHNAADEKSPETILEHDRIIWLGDLNYRISLSYRSAKALVEMQNWRALLENDQLRIEQKRGRAFVGWNEGKIYFPPTYKYSTNSDRYAGDDMHPKEKRRTPAWCDRILWYGEGLHQLSYVRGESRFSDHRPVYSIFWAEVESSHGRLKKSMSHSSSRIEAGDLLPYAHGYTELNFF, from the exons ATGACAGATGGGAAACCAAAGAAAAGCaag CTCTCATGGTCCAAAAAAATGGTCAGAAAATGGTTCAATATCAAAAGCAAAACTGAGGACTTTCAAGCAGATGATCATGTTTATGGAG GTGCTTTTCATCAAACTTCAGGAGGTGAAGTGGAATACAGGACTAGCTTCTCAGAAAGGGAGCCATGCACAATAAAAAAGAGTAAAACAG AAAAATTTAGTAAGAATACAGAAACAAGCAGGCGAGGGAGAATGAATCTCGATCACCCTCGAATCATAGATGTCCAAAATTATAG CATTTTTGTAGCTACATGGAATGTGGCTGGAAGATCCCCACCTAGTTATTTGAATCTAGAAGATTGGCTTCATTCCTCTCCTCCTGCAGATATATATGTCTTAGG GTTTCAAGAGATAGTTCCTTTGAATGCTGGGAATATTTTGGGGGCTGAAGACAATGGTCCGGCCAAAAAGTGGTTGTCTCTCATTAGAAAGACTCTAAATAATCTTCCAGGAACTAGTGGAGGAGGGGGTTGCTATACACCATCTCCTGTTCCACAGCCCATTGTTGAGATGGATGCGGACTTCGAGGGGTCATCTAGGCAGAAGAATTCATCTTTCTTTCATCGCCGATCATTTCAAACAACCAACAGCTGGAGAATGGACAATGACCCCTCCATTTCACAACCACGACTTGACAGACGATTTAGTGTTTGTGATCGGGTAATATTTGGTCATAGGCCAAGTGACTATGAATCCAGTTATAGATGGGGTAACAGGCCTAGTGATTACTCCCGGCCTAGTGATTACTCCAGGCCAAGTGATTACTCCAGATGGGGTTCTTCAGATGACGATAACGGGATTGCAGATTCTCCCAGTACTGTATTGTACTCTCCAATGTCCTATGGTGGATCTGCATCAAATGAACAAGGATATAGGATGACGGGACATTCAAGGTACTGTTTGGTGGCTAGTAAGCAAATGGTTGGCATATTTCTCACAATTTGGGTGAGAAGTGAATTGAGAGATCATGTTAAAAACATGAAAGTATCTTGTGTTGGCAGAGGACTGATGGGTTATCTTGGAAATAAG GGTTCTATATCTGTTAGTATGTCGGTGCATCAAACAAGCTTTTGCTTCATCTGTAGCCATTTAACTTCTGGGCAAAAGGAGGGTGATGAGCTAAGAAGAAACTCTGATGTCATGGAGATTCTTAAGAAGACGAGGTTTCCACCAGTTCATAATGCAGCTGATGAGAAGTCTCCTGAAACAATCCTTGAGCATGA TCGAATAATTTGGCTTGGGGATTTGAACTACCGAATCTCCCTCTCTTATCGGTCGGCCAAGGCACTTGTTGAGATGCAGAACTGGAGGGCATTGTTAGAAAATGACCAG TTGAGGATAGAGCAGAAAAGAGGACGTGCTTTTGTGGGATGGAATGAAGGAAAGATTTACTTCCCACCAACATACAAGTATTCAACTAATTCCGACAGATATGCAGGAGATGATATGCACCCAAAGGAGAAACGCCGAACTCCTGCTTG GTGTGACCGGATATTGTGGTACGGGGAAGGCCTCCACCAATTATCTTATGTCCGTGGAGAATCTAGGTTCTCAGATCACCGACCAGTTTACAGTATATTTTGGGCTGAGGTTGAGTCAAGCCATGGCCGATTGAAGAAAAGCATGAGCCACTCTAGTTCAAGGATTGAGGCAGGGGATCTTCTGCCATATGCGCATGGATACACTGAGTTAAATTTCTTCTGA
- the LOC107915003 gene encoding type IV inositol polyphosphate 5-phosphatase 7 isoform X3 translates to MVRKWFNIKSKTEDFQADDHVYGGAFHQTSGGEVEYRTSFSEREPCTIKKSKTEKFSKNTETSRRGRMNLDHPRIIDVQNYSIFVATWNVAGRSPPSYLNLEDWLHSSPPADIYVLGFQEIVPLNAGNILGAEDNGPAKKWLSLIRKTLNNLPGTSGGGGCYTPSPVPQPIVEMDADFEGSSRQKNSSFFHRRSFQTTNSWRMDNDPSISQPRLDRRFSVCDRVIFGHRPSDYESSYRWGNRPSDYSRPSDYSRPSDYSRWGSSDDDNGIADSPSTVLYSPMSYGGSASNEQGYRMTGHSRYCLVASKQMVGIFLTIWVRSELRDHVKNMKVSCVGRGLMGYLGNKGSISVSMSVHQTSFCFICSHLTSGQKEGDELRRNSDVMEILKKTRFPPVHNAADEKSPETILEHDRIIWLGDLNYRISLSYRSAKALVEMQNWRALLENDQLRIEQKRGRAFVGWNEGKIYFPPTYKYSTNSDRYAGDDMHPKEKRRTPAWCDRILWYGEGLHQLSYVRGESRFSDHRPVYSIFWAEVESSHGRLKKSMSHSSSRIEAGDLLPYAHGYTELNFF, encoded by the exons ATGGTCAGAAAATGGTTCAATATCAAAAGCAAAACTGAGGACTTTCAAGCAGATGATCATGTTTATGGAG GTGCTTTTCATCAAACTTCAGGAGGTGAAGTGGAATACAGGACTAGCTTCTCAGAAAGGGAGCCATGCACAATAAAAAAGAGTAAAACAG AAAAATTTAGTAAGAATACAGAAACAAGCAGGCGAGGGAGAATGAATCTCGATCACCCTCGAATCATAGATGTCCAAAATTATAG CATTTTTGTAGCTACATGGAATGTGGCTGGAAGATCCCCACCTAGTTATTTGAATCTAGAAGATTGGCTTCATTCCTCTCCTCCTGCAGATATATATGTCTTAGG GTTTCAAGAGATAGTTCCTTTGAATGCTGGGAATATTTTGGGGGCTGAAGACAATGGTCCGGCCAAAAAGTGGTTGTCTCTCATTAGAAAGACTCTAAATAATCTTCCAGGAACTAGTGGAGGAGGGGGTTGCTATACACCATCTCCTGTTCCACAGCCCATTGTTGAGATGGATGCGGACTTCGAGGGGTCATCTAGGCAGAAGAATTCATCTTTCTTTCATCGCCGATCATTTCAAACAACCAACAGCTGGAGAATGGACAATGACCCCTCCATTTCACAACCACGACTTGACAGACGATTTAGTGTTTGTGATCGGGTAATATTTGGTCATAGGCCAAGTGACTATGAATCCAGTTATAGATGGGGTAACAGGCCTAGTGATTACTCCCGGCCTAGTGATTACTCCAGGCCAAGTGATTACTCCAGATGGGGTTCTTCAGATGACGATAACGGGATTGCAGATTCTCCCAGTACTGTATTGTACTCTCCAATGTCCTATGGTGGATCTGCATCAAATGAACAAGGATATAGGATGACGGGACATTCAAGGTACTGTTTGGTGGCTAGTAAGCAAATGGTTGGCATATTTCTCACAATTTGGGTGAGAAGTGAATTGAGAGATCATGTTAAAAACATGAAAGTATCTTGTGTTGGCAGAGGACTGATGGGTTATCTTGGAAATAAG GGTTCTATATCTGTTAGTATGTCGGTGCATCAAACAAGCTTTTGCTTCATCTGTAGCCATTTAACTTCTGGGCAAAAGGAGGGTGATGAGCTAAGAAGAAACTCTGATGTCATGGAGATTCTTAAGAAGACGAGGTTTCCACCAGTTCATAATGCAGCTGATGAGAAGTCTCCTGAAACAATCCTTGAGCATGA TCGAATAATTTGGCTTGGGGATTTGAACTACCGAATCTCCCTCTCTTATCGGTCGGCCAAGGCACTTGTTGAGATGCAGAACTGGAGGGCATTGTTAGAAAATGACCAG TTGAGGATAGAGCAGAAAAGAGGACGTGCTTTTGTGGGATGGAATGAAGGAAAGATTTACTTCCCACCAACATACAAGTATTCAACTAATTCCGACAGATATGCAGGAGATGATATGCACCCAAAGGAGAAACGCCGAACTCCTGCTTG GTGTGACCGGATATTGTGGTACGGGGAAGGCCTCCACCAATTATCTTATGTCCGTGGAGAATCTAGGTTCTCAGATCACCGACCAGTTTACAGTATATTTTGGGCTGAGGTTGAGTCAAGCCATGGCCGATTGAAGAAAAGCATGAGCCACTCTAGTTCAAGGATTGAGGCAGGGGATCTTCTGCCATATGCGCATGGATACACTGAGTTAAATTTCTTCTGA
- the LOC107915003 gene encoding type IV inositol polyphosphate 5-phosphatase 7 isoform X2 has translation MTDGKPKKSKLSWSKKMVRKWFNIKSKTEDFQADDHVYGGGEVEYRTSFSEREPCTIKKSKTEKFSKNTETSRRGRMNLDHPRIIDVQNYSIFVATWNVAGRSPPSYLNLEDWLHSSPPADIYVLGFQEIVPLNAGNILGAEDNGPAKKWLSLIRKTLNNLPGTSGGGGCYTPSPVPQPIVEMDADFEGSSRQKNSSFFHRRSFQTTNSWRMDNDPSISQPRLDRRFSVCDRVIFGHRPSDYESSYRWGNRPSDYSRPSDYSRPSDYSRWGSSDDDNGIADSPSTVLYSPMSYGGSASNEQGYRMTGHSRYCLVASKQMVGIFLTIWVRSELRDHVKNMKVSCVGRGLMGYLGNKGSISVSMSVHQTSFCFICSHLTSGQKEGDELRRNSDVMEILKKTRFPPVHNAADEKSPETILEHDRIIWLGDLNYRISLSYRSAKALVEMQNWRALLENDQLRIEQKRGRAFVGWNEGKIYFPPTYKYSTNSDRYAGDDMHPKEKRRTPAWCDRILWYGEGLHQLSYVRGESRFSDHRPVYSIFWAEVESSHGRLKKSMSHSSSRIEAGDLLPYAHGYTELNFF, from the exons ATGACAGATGGGAAACCAAAGAAAAGCaag CTCTCATGGTCCAAAAAAATGGTCAGAAAATGGTTCAATATCAAAAGCAAAACTGAGGACTTTCAAGCAGATGATCATGTTTATGGAG GAGGTGAAGTGGAATACAGGACTAGCTTCTCAGAAAGGGAGCCATGCACAATAAAAAAGAGTAAAACAG AAAAATTTAGTAAGAATACAGAAACAAGCAGGCGAGGGAGAATGAATCTCGATCACCCTCGAATCATAGATGTCCAAAATTATAG CATTTTTGTAGCTACATGGAATGTGGCTGGAAGATCCCCACCTAGTTATTTGAATCTAGAAGATTGGCTTCATTCCTCTCCTCCTGCAGATATATATGTCTTAGG GTTTCAAGAGATAGTTCCTTTGAATGCTGGGAATATTTTGGGGGCTGAAGACAATGGTCCGGCCAAAAAGTGGTTGTCTCTCATTAGAAAGACTCTAAATAATCTTCCAGGAACTAGTGGAGGAGGGGGTTGCTATACACCATCTCCTGTTCCACAGCCCATTGTTGAGATGGATGCGGACTTCGAGGGGTCATCTAGGCAGAAGAATTCATCTTTCTTTCATCGCCGATCATTTCAAACAACCAACAGCTGGAGAATGGACAATGACCCCTCCATTTCACAACCACGACTTGACAGACGATTTAGTGTTTGTGATCGGGTAATATTTGGTCATAGGCCAAGTGACTATGAATCCAGTTATAGATGGGGTAACAGGCCTAGTGATTACTCCCGGCCTAGTGATTACTCCAGGCCAAGTGATTACTCCAGATGGGGTTCTTCAGATGACGATAACGGGATTGCAGATTCTCCCAGTACTGTATTGTACTCTCCAATGTCCTATGGTGGATCTGCATCAAATGAACAAGGATATAGGATGACGGGACATTCAAGGTACTGTTTGGTGGCTAGTAAGCAAATGGTTGGCATATTTCTCACAATTTGGGTGAGAAGTGAATTGAGAGATCATGTTAAAAACATGAAAGTATCTTGTGTTGGCAGAGGACTGATGGGTTATCTTGGAAATAAG GGTTCTATATCTGTTAGTATGTCGGTGCATCAAACAAGCTTTTGCTTCATCTGTAGCCATTTAACTTCTGGGCAAAAGGAGGGTGATGAGCTAAGAAGAAACTCTGATGTCATGGAGATTCTTAAGAAGACGAGGTTTCCACCAGTTCATAATGCAGCTGATGAGAAGTCTCCTGAAACAATCCTTGAGCATGA TCGAATAATTTGGCTTGGGGATTTGAACTACCGAATCTCCCTCTCTTATCGGTCGGCCAAGGCACTTGTTGAGATGCAGAACTGGAGGGCATTGTTAGAAAATGACCAG TTGAGGATAGAGCAGAAAAGAGGACGTGCTTTTGTGGGATGGAATGAAGGAAAGATTTACTTCCCACCAACATACAAGTATTCAACTAATTCCGACAGATATGCAGGAGATGATATGCACCCAAAGGAGAAACGCCGAACTCCTGCTTG GTGTGACCGGATATTGTGGTACGGGGAAGGCCTCCACCAATTATCTTATGTCCGTGGAGAATCTAGGTTCTCAGATCACCGACCAGTTTACAGTATATTTTGGGCTGAGGTTGAGTCAAGCCATGGCCGATTGAAGAAAAGCATGAGCCACTCTAGTTCAAGGATTGAGGCAGGGGATCTTCTGCCATATGCGCATGGATACACTGAGTTAAATTTCTTCTGA